The Nocardia sp. BMG111209 genome includes a window with the following:
- a CDS encoding SPFH domain-containing protein — protein MAWFEREFIAVPDERKHQLIYKWPDQNLRRYSRAQVDADQLALFVKSGRVMASMGPGRHRIDAEELPVLGALVDGLTGGNFYRAELYFVSTREFPGVKFGGRLADITDPASEQVVTLRVFGEFALAVRDPEQLIATLTGTTDLADPGALQSWAAEMLMKSMKVAVTQGISKGDWQVLGLAGFLAPIEAAVLQQTNITLYEYGLRIPRMGNFDITLAPEDSDRLKRLAKDVTYIRLAGGFQPYAAGELALGAGQGLAHGGGAAAPGFLGAALGLNAIQPQVQSTAPAPAGGAVCGGCRTTNPPGAKFCMHCGNSLLAALPRHCTDCGAELSAGARFCGNCGTPATPR, from the coding sequence ATGGCCTGGTTCGAGCGGGAGTTCATCGCCGTTCCCGACGAGCGCAAACATCAGTTGATCTACAAGTGGCCGGATCAGAATCTGCGCCGCTACAGCCGCGCTCAGGTCGACGCGGACCAGCTGGCGCTGTTCGTGAAGTCCGGCCGGGTGATGGCCAGTATGGGACCGGGCCGGCATCGCATCGATGCCGAGGAGCTCCCGGTCCTCGGCGCCCTGGTCGACGGCCTCACCGGCGGCAACTTCTATCGCGCCGAACTGTATTTCGTCTCCACCCGCGAGTTCCCGGGCGTCAAGTTCGGCGGGCGGCTGGCCGACATCACCGATCCGGCCAGCGAGCAGGTGGTGACGTTGCGGGTGTTCGGCGAATTCGCCCTCGCCGTGCGCGATCCCGAGCAACTGATCGCGACGCTGACCGGCACCACCGATCTGGCCGACCCCGGCGCCCTCCAGTCCTGGGCCGCCGAGATGCTGATGAAGTCGATGAAAGTGGCCGTCACCCAAGGCATCTCGAAGGGTGACTGGCAGGTGCTGGGCCTGGCCGGATTCCTGGCGCCGATCGAGGCGGCGGTGTTGCAGCAGACCAACATCACGCTCTACGAGTACGGGCTGCGCATCCCGCGGATGGGCAACTTCGACATCACCCTGGCCCCCGAGGATTCCGACCGGCTCAAGCGGCTGGCCAAGGATGTCACCTACATTCGGCTCGCCGGTGGGTTCCAGCCCTATGCCGCGGGCGAATTGGCGCTCGGCGCGGGACAGGGGCTGGCGCACGGCGGCGGGGCCGCGGCACCCGGATTCCTCGGCGCCGCACTGGGTTTGAACGCGATCCAGCCGCAGGTGCAGAGCACGGCGCCCGCACCGGCCGGCGGGGCGGTGTGCGGCGGTTGCCGCACCACCAATCCGCCGGGCGCCAAATTCTGTATGCACTGCGGTAATTCGCTGCTCGCCGCGCTGCCCCGGCACTGCACCGACTGCGGCGCGGAACTCTCGGCCGGCGCCCGATTCTGCGGCAACTGCGGCACTCCCGCGACGCCGCGCTGA
- a CDS encoding NAD-glutamate dehydrogenase, which yields MVAGTGHSTTGTVFRDDPTDLEAAYFRGIRPGAAPAITGRAAEIFAAHRDLAQLREPGTAAVRVYAPGDGSGLDAAVQIINDDMPLLVDAVTATLRRRGLAVADVVHPVFDVARAARGRLRAVVLGDERRPAAASRSTGTRTVRESWMHVQLGGWPAGTVAADLERELAGVLESVRGVADDTSAMLAAFGSVADRLDTAGTAAGAELPESARLLRWLAGGHFTVLGYGYYCRPADATDDTGAWQVPGTGLGVLRDPAAGVAIPALGEQRPVLRMTAAGESALPVSSELYAIGVADLETNATTTDSDDHGRVRGRHVFIGALTVTGQHEDILDIPVISRRVRQVIEAAGVDLDSFSGQAILELLQTFPRSELFAADARRLSDTVTAVMNLGRSRGIRLFLRRDARTGAVYCLVYLPRDRYSTETRRRMQDILLAEFDGEQVTYSARVTDSDLAALLFTVHRLPGAGPADVSEARRDRLQGELFGAVTTWVDRFVDRARRTASGALSASMMRQYADGFPLGYQQEHEPDRGLADAVRLHRLAVGEIDTDLHRLPGDPADRRRFTLYVAGAEVSLSRVLPVLHSLGVEVVDERPYRIGQPDGIPRWIYDFGLRLPAAPAADEAAESDVRQLFSAAFQAMWFGRTEIDGLNELVLCAGLSWDRIAILRAYVKYLRQAGFTYAGATVTRVLLAHAAVARSFADLFAAQFDPDADPQRAAESAQALSEQVAAEIDAVVGLDADRILRAVHGLIAATLRTNYFRRDAAGNPPEYLSFKFDPRQIAELPRPRPQFEIFVYSPRVEGVHLRFGAVARGGLRWSDRLEDFRTEILGLVKAQAVKNAVIVPVGAKGGFVVKQPPAPTGDPVADRQALQAEGIACYRTFISGLLDLTDNIDRTTGQTVPPPRVVRRDADDTYLVVAADKGTATFSDIANDVAGQYGFWLGDAFASGGSIGYDHKAMGITARGAWESVKRHFAELGVDTQSADFTVVGVGDMSGDVFGNGMLLSEHIRLVAAFDHRHIFVDPDPVAESSFRERQRMFELPRSSWADYDTSLISAGGGVWPRTAKSIPVSRELRAVLDLPGHITELAPPELIRAILLAPADLFWNGGIGTYIKANAETNADVGDKSNDAVRVNADQLRVRVIGEGGNLGVTPLGRIEFCAHGGKCNTDAIDNSAGVDCSDHEVNIKILLDGAVAADELPAIERTGLLASMTDEVAGLVLRDNISQNHRLGLSRAGAVEQAPVYRRVLNELEQRHGLDRRLEALPADAELERRIAAGTGLTSPELSTILAHVKLALKADLLTGDLLDGTAFAGVPTGYFPVPLRDRFAAGIDRHPLRRQIAATSVINDLVDHGGITFAFRLAEDTGADTADVVRAFTATAEIHDLRELWSRIRTTPMPAAARYALEAETIRTLDRTSRWLLANRPQPIAVGADIARYRAGVRALAGRVPAERGDAQRRCADWIRRGAPEALAGAVAGLLHRSVLLDVLDLAEIADRDAAEVADLYFALDGHFEIQRLVDAADEVEHGDRWHTLARLAVRDDLYGSLRSLTLDVLSATDSGESAAEKIAYWESISRSRLARSRAALAQIFALEHYDLATLSVAARQVRGMAGGAEATVI from the coding sequence ATGGTTGCAGGCACTGGGCACTCGACGACAGGGACCGTGTTCCGCGACGATCCCACCGATCTGGAGGCGGCCTACTTCCGCGGTATCCGGCCCGGGGCGGCGCCCGCGATCACCGGCCGCGCGGCCGAGATCTTCGCGGCGCACCGGGATCTGGCGCAACTGCGGGAGCCGGGCACGGCCGCGGTCCGGGTGTACGCGCCCGGCGACGGCAGTGGCCTCGACGCCGCGGTCCAGATCATCAACGACGATATGCCGCTGCTGGTCGACGCGGTGACGGCCACCCTGCGCCGGCGCGGCCTGGCCGTCGCCGACGTGGTGCACCCCGTCTTCGACGTGGCGCGCGCGGCGCGGGGCCGGCTGCGGGCGGTGGTGCTCGGCGACGAGCGGCGGCCCGCGGCGGCGAGCCGGTCCACCGGCACGCGCACCGTCCGGGAGTCCTGGATGCACGTCCAGCTGGGCGGCTGGCCGGCCGGTACGGTGGCCGCCGACCTGGAACGCGAGCTGGCCGGCGTCCTGGAGTCGGTCCGGGGTGTCGCCGACGACACCTCCGCGATGCTCGCGGCGTTCGGCTCGGTGGCCGATCGGCTCGATACCGCCGGTACCGCGGCGGGCGCCGAACTGCCCGAATCCGCGCGGCTGCTGCGCTGGCTGGCCGGCGGGCATTTCACCGTGCTCGGCTACGGCTACTACTGCCGTCCGGCGGACGCGACCGACGACACCGGCGCCTGGCAGGTGCCCGGTACCGGTCTCGGGGTGCTGCGCGATCCGGCGGCCGGCGTCGCGATCCCGGCGCTGGGTGAGCAACGCCCGGTGCTGCGGATGACCGCGGCGGGGGAGTCGGCGCTGCCCGTCTCGTCCGAGCTGTACGCGATCGGGGTCGCCGATCTCGAAACCAATGCCACGACAACGGATTCCGACGACCACGGCCGGGTGCGCGGCCGGCACGTGTTCATCGGCGCGCTGACCGTGACCGGACAGCACGAGGACATCCTCGACATCCCGGTCATCTCGCGCCGGGTGCGGCAGGTCATCGAGGCGGCCGGAGTCGACCTCGATTCGTTCTCCGGGCAGGCGATACTCGAACTGCTGCAGACCTTTCCGCGCAGCGAGCTGTTCGCCGCGGATGCGCGCCGGTTGTCCGACACCGTCACGGCGGTGATGAATCTCGGTCGCTCACGCGGGATCCGGCTGTTCCTGCGCCGGGACGCGCGCACCGGTGCGGTGTACTGCCTGGTGTATCTGCCGCGGGACCGGTACTCGACCGAGACCCGGCGGCGCATGCAGGACATCCTGCTCGCCGAATTCGACGGCGAGCAGGTCACCTACTCGGCCCGGGTCACCGATTCCGACCTGGCCGCACTGCTGTTCACGGTGCACCGGCTGCCCGGCGCCGGTCCGGCCGACGTCTCCGAGGCCCGCCGGGATCGGTTGCAGGGCGAGCTGTTCGGCGCCGTCACCACCTGGGTGGACCGCTTCGTCGACCGCGCCCGCCGCACCGCGTCCGGGGCGCTGTCCGCGTCGATGATGCGGCAGTACGCCGACGGTTTCCCGCTCGGCTATCAGCAGGAGCACGAGCCGGACCGGGGGCTGGCCGACGCCGTGCGGCTGCACCGGCTGGCCGTGGGCGAGATCGATACCGATCTGCACCGCCTGCCCGGTGATCCGGCCGACCGCCGGCGGTTCACGCTGTACGTGGCCGGCGCCGAGGTCTCGCTGAGCCGGGTGCTGCCGGTCCTGCACAGCCTCGGTGTGGAAGTGGTGGACGAGCGGCCGTACCGGATCGGCCAGCCCGACGGCATCCCGCGCTGGATCTACGATTTCGGCCTGCGGCTGCCCGCCGCGCCGGCTGCCGACGAGGCGGCCGAAAGCGATGTGCGACAGCTATTTTCGGCCGCGTTCCAGGCGATGTGGTTCGGCCGCACCGAGATCGACGGGCTCAACGAACTGGTGCTGTGCGCCGGGCTGTCCTGGGATCGGATCGCGATCCTGCGGGCCTACGTGAAATATCTGCGGCAGGCCGGATTCACCTACGCCGGTGCGACCGTCACCCGGGTGCTGCTCGCCCACGCGGCGGTGGCCCGCTCGTTCGCCGACCTGTTCGCCGCGCAGTTCGATCCGGACGCGGACCCGCAGCGGGCCGCCGAGTCGGCGCAAGCGCTGTCGGAACAGGTGGCCGCCGAGATCGACGCGGTGGTCGGCCTGGACGCCGACCGGATCCTGCGCGCGGTGCACGGCCTGATCGCCGCGACCCTGCGCACCAACTACTTCCGGCGCGACGCCGCCGGGAATCCGCCGGAATACCTGTCCTTCAAGTTCGATCCGCGGCAGATCGCCGAATTGCCGCGTCCGCGTCCGCAGTTCGAGATTTTCGTGTATTCGCCGCGGGTGGAGGGTGTGCATCTGCGGTTCGGTGCGGTGGCGCGTGGTGGGTTGCGGTGGTCGGATCGGTTGGAGGATTTCCGGACGGAGATTCTGGGTTTGGTGAAGGCGCAGGCGGTGAAGAATGCGGTGATCGTGCCGGTGGGTGCGAAGGGTGGTTTCGTGGTGAAGCAGCCCCCTGCGCCGACCGGTGATCCGGTCGCCGATCGGCAGGCACTACAGGCGGAGGGCATCGCCTGCTACCGCACCTTCATCTCCGGACTGCTCGACCTCACCGACAACATCGATCGCACGACGGGGCAGACAGTGCCGCCGCCGCGCGTGGTGCGCCGCGACGCCGACGACACCTATCTGGTGGTCGCGGCCGACAAGGGCACCGCGACGTTCTCGGATATCGCCAATGATGTTGCGGGACAGTACGGTTTCTGGCTCGGCGATGCCTTCGCGTCGGGCGGCTCGATCGGCTACGACCACAAGGCGATGGGGATCACCGCGCGTGGTGCGTGGGAGAGCGTGAAGCGGCATTTCGCCGAGTTGGGTGTCGACACCCAGTCCGCGGACTTCACGGTGGTGGGTGTGGGGGACATGTCCGGCGACGTGTTCGGCAACGGCATGCTGTTGTCCGAGCACATCCGCCTGGTGGCCGCGTTCGACCACCGGCATATCTTCGTGGATCCGGATCCGGTGGCGGAGAGTTCGTTCCGGGAGCGGCAGCGGATGTTCGAGTTGCCGCGGTCCTCGTGGGCGGACTACGACACGTCCCTGATCAGCGCGGGCGGCGGCGTCTGGCCGCGCACCGCCAAGTCGATCCCGGTGAGCCGCGAACTGCGGGCCGTCCTCGATCTGCCCGGCCACATCACCGAACTCGCACCGCCGGAACTGATCCGGGCCATTCTCCTGGCCCCGGCGGACCTGTTCTGGAACGGCGGCATCGGCACCTACATCAAGGCGAACGCCGAGACCAACGCCGACGTCGGCGACAAGTCCAACGACGCGGTCCGGGTGAACGCCGATCAACTGCGGGTCCGGGTCATCGGCGAGGGCGGCAACCTGGGGGTGACGCCCCTGGGCCGCATCGAGTTCTGCGCGCACGGCGGCAAGTGCAACACCGACGCCATCGACAACTCCGCCGGTGTCGACTGCTCCGACCACGAGGTCAACATCAAGATCCTGCTCGACGGCGCGGTGGCCGCCGACGAGCTGCCCGCGATCGAACGGACCGGCCTGCTGGCCTCGATGACCGACGAGGTCGCCGGACTCGTGTTGCGCGACAACATCTCCCAGAACCACCGGCTCGGCCTGTCCCGGGCCGGCGCGGTGGAACAGGCCCCGGTGTACCGCCGGGTGCTCAACGAACTGGAACAGCGCCACGGCCTGGACCGGCGGCTGGAGGCCCTGCCCGCCGACGCCGAGCTGGAGCGCCGCATCGCGGCCGGAACCGGGCTCACCTCACCGGAATTGAGCACGATCCTGGCGCATGTGAAGCTGGCGCTGAAGGCCGACCTGCTCACCGGGGATCTGCTCGACGGCACCGCCTTCGCCGGGGTGCCGACCGGATATTTCCCGGTGCCGCTGCGGGATCGGTTCGCCGCCGGGATCGACCGGCACCCGCTGCGCCGCCAGATCGCGGCGACCTCGGTGATCAACGATCTGGTCGACCACGGCGGTATCACCTTCGCCTTCCGGCTGGCCGAGGACACCGGCGCCGACACCGCGGATGTGGTGCGGGCCTTCACCGCCACGGCCGAGATCCACGATCTGCGCGAGCTGTGGTCGCGCATCCGGACCACACCGATGCCCGCCGCGGCGCGCTACGCGCTGGAGGCCGAGACGATCCGCACGCTCGACCGCACGTCGCGCTGGCTGCTCGCCAACCGGCCGCAGCCGATCGCGGTCGGCGCCGATATCGCCCGCTACCGCGCCGGCGTGCGGGCACTGGCCGGCCGGGTACCCGCCGAACGCGGTGACGCGCAACGCCGTTGCGCCGACTGGATCCGCCGCGGCGCACCCGAGGCGCTGGCCGGTGCGGTCGCCGGACTGCTGCACCGATCCGTCCTCCTGGACGTGCTGGACCTCGCCGAGATCGCCGATCGCGACGCCGCCGAGGTGGCGGATCTGTACTTCGCGCTCGACGGGCACTTCGAGATCCAGCGGCTGGTCGACGCCGCCGACGAGGTGGAACACGGCGACCGGTGGCACACCCTGGCCCGGCTCGCGGTCCGCGACGATCTGTACGGATCGCTGCGCTCGCTGACCCTGGACGTGTTGTCCGCCACCGATTCCGGGGAATCGGCGGCCGAGAAGATCGCCTACTGGGAGTCGATCAGCCGCTCGCGGCTGGCGCGCTCCCGGGCCGCGCTGGCCCAGATCTTCGCGCTCGAGCACTACGATCTGGCGACCCTGTCGGTGGCGGCCCGGCAGGTGCGCGGCATGGCCGGCGGCGCCGAGGCCACGGTGATCTGA